In Ochrobactrum vermis, the following proteins share a genomic window:
- a CDS encoding MOSC domain-containing protein has product MTTETLIHSVLAGKITPLGPRGVPSGIDKQPVTGKVRVTFEGLDCDAQGDRKVHGGPEKALHHYPHDHYAVWREEIGDNPRLGARGAFGENISTSGLNEHNIAVGDRFRLGSALVEVSQGRQPCWKLNERFATADMAIRVQKTGRTGWYYRVLEEGNVETGDSMILIDRLSPNWTLHRVWHLLYVDTLNYEELAMMAELSHLADSWKRYAVRRLENRKVEDWSSRLEGKTTEPQK; this is encoded by the coding sequence ATGACGACGGAAACTCTTATCCATTCTGTCCTTGCCGGGAAAATCACACCTCTCGGGCCGCGGGGCGTTCCAAGCGGCATCGACAAGCAGCCGGTCACCGGCAAGGTCCGCGTGACGTTCGAAGGACTGGACTGCGATGCGCAGGGCGACCGGAAAGTGCATGGCGGGCCGGAAAAGGCCCTCCATCATTATCCGCATGACCATTATGCTGTCTGGCGTGAAGAAATCGGCGACAATCCGCGCCTGGGCGCGCGCGGTGCTTTTGGCGAAAACATCTCCACATCAGGTCTTAACGAACACAATATTGCCGTAGGTGACAGGTTCCGGCTCGGCAGCGCGCTTGTTGAAGTTTCACAGGGGCGCCAGCCCTGCTGGAAACTGAACGAACGCTTTGCAACAGCCGATATGGCCATTCGCGTCCAGAAGACGGGACGGACAGGCTGGTATTATCGTGTACTCGAAGAAGGCAACGTGGAAACTGGCGATTCGATGATCCTCATTGATCGCCTTTCACCGAACTGGACGCTGCATCGGGTCTGGCATCTGCTTTATGTCGATACACTGAACTACGAAGAACTCGCCATGATGGCGGAGCTTTCGCATCTCGCCGATAGCTGGAAGCGCTATGCAGTGCGCCGCCTCGAAAACCGCAAGGTTGAGGACTGGTCGTCCCGCCTTGAAGGCAAGACTACGGAACCACAAAAGTAA